A stretch of the Erinaceus europaeus chromosome 23, mEriEur2.1, whole genome shotgun sequence genome encodes the following:
- the MEX3D gene encoding RNA-binding protein MEX3D encodes MRAARRPLLARVTGRGGGGAGGRAGGGGGGGKREAASAPSPHPQPQPQPHPPPGSARPPGSPGAARRRAGPGPAGGAEEAAMPDGGGVGAEGAAGPGCESAGAEEPPAGPEPPAAALRLALQQLSALGLRGAGGDRAGCAEEVAPDGREAPGAQGASGAPAAPQPAPPPPPPPPRPPPDVFPGFAAPPLLAEPPGALGGRKRSVNMTECVPVPSSEHVAEIVGRQGCKIKALRAKTNTYIKTPVRGEEPVFIVTGRREDVETARREILAAAEHFSVIRAARCKAGGAPGGAAAGPPHLAGQTTIQVRVPYRVVGLVVGPKGATIKRIQQRTHTYIVTPGRDKEPVFAVTGMPENVDRAREEIEAHITLRTGAFPDAAGPDSDFHANGTDVGLEPPGLWAKAPHAHPHPHPRAPAARGDPQGAQGPEPGAPRTRFPDGPDVPFDFLALDLPAPAAAIWAPLPASPPPPAPTPGPPRSPPLPPWAPAGSPPPPPPPPPPPPPPPPPPPGAPGRECLVCADGEARAALVPCGHSFFCMDCALRICGRSEPHCPACRAPATQAIHIFS; translated from the exons ATGCGCGCTGCGCGGCGCCCATTGTTGGCGCGCGTcacggggcggggagggggcggggccgggggcagggccggcggcggcggcggcggcggcaagaGGGAAGCGGCGTCCGCGCCCAGCCCGCacccgcagccgcagccgcagccgcaccCGCCCCCCGGCTCCGCtcgaccccccggctccccaggcgCAGCGCGGCGGCGGGCGGGCCCGGGGCCGGCGGGCGGCGCGGAGGAGGCGGCCATGCCCGACGGCGGCGGCGTGGGGGCCGAGGGCGCGGCCGGCCCCGGGTGCGAGTCCGCCGGCGCCGAGGAGCCCCCCGCGGGCCCCGAGCCCCCCGCCGCCGCGCTGCGCCTGGCGCTGCAGCAGCTGTCGGCGCTCGGGCTGCGGGGCGCGGGCGGCGACCGGGCGGGCTGCGCGGAGGAGGTGGCCCCCGACGGGCGCGAGGCCCCGGGGGCGCAGGGGGCTTCCGGGGCGCCGGCCGCCCCCCAGcccgcgcccccgccgccgccgccgccgccgcgcccgcCCCCCGACGTGTTCCCGGGCTTCGCGGCGCCCCCGCTGCTGGCCGAGCCCCCCGGCGCCCTGGGCGGCCGCAAGCGGAGCGTGAACATGACCGAGTGCGTGCCGGTGCCCAGCTCCGAGCACGTCGCCGAGATCGTGGGGCGCCAGG gctgcaAGATCAAGGCCCTGCGCGCCAAGACCAACACCTACATCAAGACGCCGGTGCGCGGGGAGGAGCCGGTGTTCATCGTGACTGGGAGGCGCGAGGACGTGGAGACGGCGCGGCGGGAGATCCTGGCAGCCGCCGAGCACTTCTCGGTCATCCGCGCGGCGCGCTGCAAGGCGGGGGGAGCCCCGGGGGGCGCGGCGGCCGGGCCCCCGCACCTGGCAGGCCAGACCACCATCCAGGTGCGCGTGCCCTACCGCGTGGTGGGGCTGGTGGTGGGGCCCAAGGGCGCGACCATCAAGCGCATCCAGCAGCGCACGCACACCTACATCGTGACGCCGGGCCGCGACAAGGAGCCGGTGTTCGCAGTCACCGGGATGCCCGAGAACGTGGACCGCGCGCGCGAGGAGATCGAGGCGCACATCACGCTGCGCACCGGCGCCTTCCCCGACGCCGCGGGCCCGGACAGCGACTTCCACGCCAACGGCACGGACGTGGGGCTCGAGCCGCCGGGGCTCTGGGCCAAGGCCCCTCAcgcgcacccgcacccgcaccccaGGGCGCCGGCGGCGCGGGGGGACCCGCAGGGCGCGCAGGGGCCCGAACCCGGGGCGCCCAGGACGCGCTTCCCCGACGGCCCCGACGTGCCCTTCGACTTCCTGGCGCTGGACCTGCCCGCGCCCGCCGCCGCCATCTGGGCGCCGCTGCCCGCCAGCCCCCCGCCGCCCGCGCCCACGCCCGGGCCCCCGCGCTCGCCCCCGCTGCCCCCCTGGGCGCCCGCGGGCagccccccgccgcccccgccgccgccgcctcctcctccgccgccgcctccgcctccgccggGGGCCCCGGGCCGCGAGTGCCTGGTGTGCGCCGACGGCGAGGCGCGGGCCGCCCTGGTGCCCTGCGGACACAGCTTCTTCTGCATGGACTGCGCCCTGCGCATCTGCGGCCGCAGCGAACCGCACTGCCCCGCCTGCCGCGCCCCCGCCACGCAGGCCATCCATATCTTTTCCTAG
- the MBD3 gene encoding methyl-CpG-binding domain protein 3 isoform X1 → MERKRWACPALPRGWEREEVPRRAGLSAGLRDVCYYSPSGKKFRSKPQLARYLGGSVDLSTFDYRSGKMLLGRVSKSRQRVRYDSAPQLRGKPDLNTALPVRQTASIFKQPVTKITNHPGNKVKSDPQKAAEQPRQLFWEKKLSGLSAFDVAEELVKTMDLPRGLQGVGPGCTDETLLSAIASALHTSSLPITGQLSAAVEKSPGVWLNTTQPLCKAFLVTDDDIRKQEELVQQVRRRLEEALVADMLAHVEELAHDASDPAGDGDADGDDDEDEPQPGLERV, encoded by the exons ATGGAGCGGAAGAGGTGGGCGTGCCCGGCGCTCCCGCGGGGCTGGGAGCGGGAAGAAGTGCCCCGGCGCGCGGGGCTGTCGGCCGGCCTCAGGGATGTCTGTTACTATAG CCCGAGCGGGAAGAAGTTCCGCAGCAAGCCGCAGCTGGCACGCTACCTGGGCGGCTCCGTGGACCTGAGCACCTTCGACTACCGCTCGGGCAAGATGCTGCTGGGCCGCGTGAGCAAGAGCCGCCAGCGCGTGCGCTATGACTCGGCGCCCCAGCTCAGG ggCAAGCCTGACCTGAACACGGCGCTGCCCGTGCGCCAGACGGCCTCCATCTTCAAGCAGCCCGTCACCAAGATCACCAACCACCCCGGGAACAAGGTCAAGAGCGACCCACAGAAGGCCGCGGAGCAGCCGCGCCAG CTTTTCTGGGAGAAGAAGCTGAGCGGCCTGAGCGCCTTCGACGTGGCGGAGGAGCTGGTGAAGACCATGGACCTGCCCCGGGGGCTGCAAG GCGTGGGCCCCGGCTGCACGGACGAGACGCTGCTGTCGGCCATCGCCAGCGCCCTGCACACCAGCTCGCTGCCCATCACGGGGCAGCTGTCGGCCGCCGTGGAGAAGAGCCCCGGCGTGTGGCTCAACACCACACAGCCGCTCTGCAAGGCCTTCCTGGTGACCGATGACGACATCAG GAAGCAGGAGGAGCTGGTGCAGCAGGTGCGCCGCCGGCTGGAGGAGGCGCTGGTGGCCGACATGCTGGCACACGTGGAGGAGCTGGCCCACGACGCCTCGGACCCGGCCGGGGACGGCGACGCCGATGGGGACGACGATGAGGATGAGCCCCAGCCCGGCCTGGAGCGCGTGTGA
- the MBD3 gene encoding methyl-CpG-binding domain protein 3 isoform X3, protein MERKSPSGKKFRSKPQLARYLGGSVDLSTFDYRSGKMLLGRVSKSRQRVRYDSAPQLRGKPDLNTALPVRQTASIFKQPVTKITNHPGNKVKSDPQKAAEQPRQLFWEKKLSGLSAFDVAEELVKTMDLPRGLQGVGPGCTDETLLSAIASALHTSSLPITGQLSAAVEKSPGVWLNTTQPLCKAFLVTDDDIRKQEELVQQVRRRLEEALVADMLAHVEELAHDASDPAGDGDADGDDDEDEPQPGLERV, encoded by the exons ATGGAGCGGAAGAG CCCGAGCGGGAAGAAGTTCCGCAGCAAGCCGCAGCTGGCACGCTACCTGGGCGGCTCCGTGGACCTGAGCACCTTCGACTACCGCTCGGGCAAGATGCTGCTGGGCCGCGTGAGCAAGAGCCGCCAGCGCGTGCGCTATGACTCGGCGCCCCAGCTCAGG ggCAAGCCTGACCTGAACACGGCGCTGCCCGTGCGCCAGACGGCCTCCATCTTCAAGCAGCCCGTCACCAAGATCACCAACCACCCCGGGAACAAGGTCAAGAGCGACCCACAGAAGGCCGCGGAGCAGCCGCGCCAG CTTTTCTGGGAGAAGAAGCTGAGCGGCCTGAGCGCCTTCGACGTGGCGGAGGAGCTGGTGAAGACCATGGACCTGCCCCGGGGGCTGCAAG GCGTGGGCCCCGGCTGCACGGACGAGACGCTGCTGTCGGCCATCGCCAGCGCCCTGCACACCAGCTCGCTGCCCATCACGGGGCAGCTGTCGGCCGCCGTGGAGAAGAGCCCCGGCGTGTGGCTCAACACCACACAGCCGCTCTGCAAGGCCTTCCTGGTGACCGATGACGACATCAG GAAGCAGGAGGAGCTGGTGCAGCAGGTGCGCCGCCGGCTGGAGGAGGCGCTGGTGGCCGACATGCTGGCACACGTGGAGGAGCTGGCCCACGACGCCTCGGACCCGGCCGGGGACGGCGACGCCGATGGGGACGACGATGAGGATGAGCCCCAGCCCGGCCTGGAGCGCGTGTGA
- the MBD3 gene encoding methyl-CpG-binding domain protein 3 isoform X2 — protein sequence MKTAPSGHLLPTDLSRYSHLLTRPGPSGKKFRSKPQLARYLGGSVDLSTFDYRSGKMLLGRVSKSRQRVRYDSAPQLRGKPDLNTALPVRQTASIFKQPVTKITNHPGNKVKSDPQKAAEQPRQLFWEKKLSGLSAFDVAEELVKTMDLPRGLQGVGPGCTDETLLSAIASALHTSSLPITGQLSAAVEKSPGVWLNTTQPLCKAFLVTDDDIRKQEELVQQVRRRLEEALVADMLAHVEELAHDASDPAGDGDADGDDDEDEPQPGLERV from the exons ATGAAGACGGCACCCTCGGGGCACCTGCTGCCCACTGACCTCAGTCGGTACAGCCACCTGCTCACCCGGCCCGG CCCGAGCGGGAAGAAGTTCCGCAGCAAGCCGCAGCTGGCACGCTACCTGGGCGGCTCCGTGGACCTGAGCACCTTCGACTACCGCTCGGGCAAGATGCTGCTGGGCCGCGTGAGCAAGAGCCGCCAGCGCGTGCGCTATGACTCGGCGCCCCAGCTCAGG ggCAAGCCTGACCTGAACACGGCGCTGCCCGTGCGCCAGACGGCCTCCATCTTCAAGCAGCCCGTCACCAAGATCACCAACCACCCCGGGAACAAGGTCAAGAGCGACCCACAGAAGGCCGCGGAGCAGCCGCGCCAG CTTTTCTGGGAGAAGAAGCTGAGCGGCCTGAGCGCCTTCGACGTGGCGGAGGAGCTGGTGAAGACCATGGACCTGCCCCGGGGGCTGCAAG GCGTGGGCCCCGGCTGCACGGACGAGACGCTGCTGTCGGCCATCGCCAGCGCCCTGCACACCAGCTCGCTGCCCATCACGGGGCAGCTGTCGGCCGCCGTGGAGAAGAGCCCCGGCGTGTGGCTCAACACCACACAGCCGCTCTGCAAGGCCTTCCTGGTGACCGATGACGACATCAG GAAGCAGGAGGAGCTGGTGCAGCAGGTGCGCCGCCGGCTGGAGGAGGCGCTGGTGGCCGACATGCTGGCACACGTGGAGGAGCTGGCCCACGACGCCTCGGACCCGGCCGGGGACGGCGACGCCGATGGGGACGACGATGAGGATGAGCCCCAGCCCGGCCTGGAGCGCGTGTGA
- the LOC132535580 gene encoding cytochrome b-c1 complex subunit 10, producing MLTRFLGPRYRQLAQNWVPTAGVWAAAGAVGLVWATDWRLVLDWVPYINGKFKKD from the exons ATGCTGACCCGCTTCCTGGGACCGCGGTACCGGCAACTGGCCCAGAACTG GGTCCCCACGGCCGGCGTGTGGGCGGCGGCGGGCGCCGTGGGGCTGGTCTGGGCCACCGACTGGCGGCTGGTGCTGGACTGGGTGCCCTACATCAACGGCAAGTTCAAGAAGGACTGA